A genomic segment from Cardinium endosymbiont of Culicoides punctatus encodes:
- the dut gene encoding dUTP diphosphatase produces MHIPIINRSNHPLPTYATTGSSGMDLRAYIDAPITLSPLQKALIDTGITIALPKGYEAQVRPRSGLALKHGITVLNSPGTIDSDYRGEIKILLVNLSQESFTVQNGDRIAQLIIAKYEQICWKVVSVLDETARGIGGHGSTGMA; encoded by the coding sequence ATAAATCGATCCAATCATCCATTGCCTACTTATGCTACAACAGGCTCTAGTGGCATGGATCTACGTGCATATATTGATGCACCTATTACATTATCCCCTTTACAAAAAGCACTTATTGACACTGGAATTACTATTGCTTTGCCAAAGGGTTATGAAGCTCAAGTAAGACCACGCAGTGGCTTAGCATTAAAACATGGCATCACCGTTCTAAATAGCCCTGGAACGATAGACTCTGATTATAGGGGAGAAATAAAAATATTATTAGTAAATCTATCTCAAGAATCTTTTACAGTACAGAATGGTGATAGAATTGCCCAACTAATCATAGCAAAATACGAACAAATTTGCTGGAAAGTTGTCTCTGTTCTAGATGAAACTGCTAGAGGCATAGGAGGACATGGTAGTACAGGAATGGCATAA